The Sorangiineae bacterium MSr11367 genome window below encodes:
- a CDS encoding CusA/CzcA family heavy metal efflux RND transporter, translating to MKALIAWAAANPLVVGLITVIGIVSGGVAFTNMPIDAVPDVTNIQVQVVTRVPALSATEVELQITQPLERTMAGVPGLKEMRSITKLGISVLTLVFRDEVDVYFARALVNERLSSIRAVIPEDIGRPELGPIATGLGEIYMFELRTEHEDARAEEELRTIVEWQIGPRLRQVRGVIDVVGFGGSVKQYQVTLDPARMAAQNVSIEDVRRALERDNALAGGGYIEHAGEQIVLRGDARFRGLEDIASSVIRSDEHNNVPIRVGMVSNVDTGPALRQGAMTRDGRGEVVGASVWMLKGENSREVVQRVKEALDEIKPRLPKGVYIDPYYDRAEFIDRVLKTVMSNLAEGATLVVVCLLLTLGSIRAGLLVAGAIPFAMLMAFIGLTAMGLGGNVMSLGAVDFGIVVEGAVVVVEHLMTHLGSPEDRLRRRHAMIHSMQEVARPVIFSVIIVTLVFLPLVTLEDVEGKMFRPVVYSLVFMLLGALFYALVIVPAIAPALFRSVPEPTEPWLARRLAKIYAPAVDFAVHRPLITTGATFALGIVMLGFGSTLGAEFLPKIFEGSFAIDARRPPSVSLTQAIDLGAETERSLKDIPEVKTIVNRIGRPEGAVDPAGPESSDLFVILKPQKEWRHGIKPEDLVEEMSKRLNTHVPATIHAFSMPIDMRVNDLIAGVKSDLAIKVFGYDLEEMRKTADQIRRTIAQVPGAADVKMEIPTGLPSIKVKLARDRAARLGVPPRSVLDAVTMTRAGENIAEVREGERVFDLNLRIGGNNIQNEYDLARLPVYTERGSLVPMSLVADIEQESTVVQISREQMKRRLVVEANIRGRDLVGFVNEAQAKVDQLKIPQGIEITWGGQFQNFNRAKTRLSLLVPVALGVIALMLVMAFKSVKYMLVTVLNLPFAIAGGAISLVGRGLPFSIPAGVGFIALSGVSVMTGVVMTTNLLAQSSELPPEERVKNAAMMSLRPIASTALVAAIGFVPMAIATGPGAEVQRPLATVVIGGLIAAAILSLPALPAMLLWVVRRDAPRVDEEEGRRHAPLD from the coding sequence ATGAAAGCGCTCATCGCTTGGGCGGCGGCCAATCCGTTGGTCGTCGGGCTCATCACCGTGATCGGAATCGTGTCGGGCGGTGTCGCCTTCACGAACATGCCGATCGACGCCGTTCCCGATGTGACGAACATCCAGGTGCAGGTGGTCACGCGCGTCCCCGCGCTGTCGGCCACCGAGGTGGAGCTGCAGATCACGCAACCCCTCGAGCGCACCATGGCCGGCGTGCCGGGCCTCAAGGAGATGCGCAGCATCACGAAGCTCGGCATCAGCGTTCTGACCTTGGTCTTCCGCGACGAAGTGGACGTGTATTTCGCGCGCGCCTTGGTCAACGAGCGACTCAGCTCGATCCGTGCGGTCATCCCCGAGGACATCGGCCGCCCCGAATTGGGGCCCATCGCCACCGGTCTCGGTGAGATCTACATGTTCGAACTCCGCACGGAGCACGAGGACGCGCGTGCGGAAGAGGAGCTGCGCACCATCGTCGAATGGCAGATCGGCCCGCGCCTGCGCCAAGTTCGCGGCGTCATCGACGTGGTCGGTTTCGGCGGCTCCGTGAAGCAGTACCAGGTCACCTTGGATCCGGCGCGCATGGCCGCCCAGAACGTCTCCATCGAGGACGTGCGCCGCGCGCTCGAACGCGACAACGCGCTCGCCGGCGGCGGTTACATCGAGCACGCGGGCGAGCAGATCGTCTTGCGCGGCGATGCACGTTTCCGCGGCCTGGAGGACATCGCGAGCAGCGTCATTCGCTCGGACGAGCACAACAACGTGCCCATCCGCGTGGGCATGGTCAGCAACGTCGACACCGGCCCGGCCCTGCGCCAGGGCGCCATGACCCGCGACGGCCGCGGCGAGGTGGTCGGCGCCAGCGTGTGGATGCTCAAAGGCGAAAACAGCCGCGAGGTCGTCCAGCGCGTGAAGGAAGCGCTGGACGAGATCAAGCCGCGGCTCCCCAAAGGCGTCTACATCGACCCGTACTACGACCGCGCGGAGTTCATCGACCGCGTGCTCAAGACGGTCATGTCGAACCTCGCCGAGGGCGCGACGCTCGTCGTGGTCTGCTTGCTGCTCACCTTGGGCAGCATCCGCGCGGGATTGCTGGTGGCCGGCGCCATCCCGTTCGCCATGCTGATGGCCTTCATCGGCCTCACGGCCATGGGGCTCGGCGGCAACGTCATGTCGCTGGGCGCAGTCGACTTCGGCATCGTCGTCGAAGGCGCCGTCGTCGTGGTCGAGCACCTGATGACCCACCTCGGCTCGCCCGAAGACCGCCTGAGACGGCGGCACGCGATGATTCACTCGATGCAGGAGGTCGCGCGCCCCGTGATTTTCAGCGTCATCATCGTGACCCTGGTGTTCCTCCCGCTGGTCACCCTGGAAGACGTCGAGGGCAAGATGTTCCGCCCCGTCGTCTACTCCCTGGTGTTCATGCTCTTGGGTGCGCTCTTCTACGCGCTGGTCATCGTCCCGGCCATCGCCCCTGCCCTCTTCCGCAGCGTCCCGGAGCCCACGGAGCCGTGGCTCGCGCGCAGGCTCGCCAAGATCTACGCGCCCGCCGTGGACTTCGCGGTGCATCGGCCCCTCATCACCACGGGGGCCACGTTCGCGCTGGGCATCGTCATGCTGGGCTTCGGCAGCACCTTGGGCGCGGAGTTCTTGCCCAAGATTTTCGAAGGCTCGTTCGCCATCGATGCCCGCCGGCCGCCCAGCGTCTCGCTGACACAGGCGATCGACTTGGGCGCGGAGACGGAACGCAGCCTCAAGGACATTCCCGAGGTGAAGACAATCGTCAACCGCATCGGGCGTCCCGAGGGCGCGGTCGACCCGGCCGGGCCCGAGTCGAGCGACCTGTTCGTCATCCTCAAACCGCAGAAAGAGTGGCGCCACGGCATCAAGCCCGAGGACCTCGTCGAAGAGATGTCCAAGCGGCTGAACACGCACGTGCCCGCGACGATCCACGCCTTCAGCATGCCCATCGACATGCGCGTCAACGACCTGATCGCCGGCGTGAAGAGCGACTTGGCCATCAAAGTGTTCGGCTACGACCTCGAGGAGATGCGCAAAACCGCGGATCAGATCCGCCGCACGATTGCGCAGGTCCCCGGCGCGGCCGACGTGAAGATGGAAATCCCCACGGGGCTTCCGTCGATCAAGGTCAAACTCGCGCGCGATCGCGCGGCGCGCCTCGGTGTGCCGCCGCGATCGGTGCTCGATGCGGTCACCATGACCCGCGCCGGCGAGAACATCGCCGAGGTGCGCGAGGGCGAGCGCGTGTTCGATTTGAACCTGCGCATCGGCGGCAACAACATTCAGAACGAGTACGATCTGGCGCGCCTGCCGGTGTACACCGAGCGCGGCTCGCTGGTCCCCATGTCGTTGGTGGCCGACATCGAGCAAGAATCGACGGTCGTGCAGATCAGCCGAGAGCAGATGAAGCGCCGTCTGGTCGTGGAGGCGAACATCCGCGGACGCGACCTCGTCGGCTTCGTGAACGAGGCGCAGGCCAAGGTGGATCAGCTGAAGATTCCGCAGGGCATCGAGATCACCTGGGGCGGTCAGTTCCAGAACTTCAACCGCGCCAAGACGAGGCTGTCGCTTCTGGTTCCGGTCGCACTGGGGGTCATCGCCTTGATGCTGGTGATGGCCTTCAAGTCGGTGAAGTACATGCTCGTCACCGTGCTGAATCTGCCGTTCGCCATTGCGGGCGGTGCGATTTCGCTGGTGGGGCGCGGCCTTCCGTTCAGCATTCCGGCGGGCGTCGGCTTCATCGCGCTCTCCGGCGTGTCCGTCATGACGGGCGTGGTCATGACCACGAACCTGCTCGCGCAATCCAGCGAGCTACCGCCCGAGGAACGCGTCAAGAACGCCGCCATGATGTCCCTGCGCCCCATCGCCAGCACCGCCCTGGTGGCCGCCATCGGCTTCGTGCCCATGGCGATCGCAACCGGTCCCGGCGCCGAGGTGCAGCGCCCCCTGGCCACGGTGGTCATCGGCGGCCTGATCGCCGCCGCGATCCTGTCGCTGCCGGCGTTGCCCGCGATGCTTCTCTGGGTCGTGCGCCGCGACGCGCCGCGGGTCGACGAAGAAGAGGGCCGCCGGCACGCACCGCTGGATTGA
- a CDS encoding efflux RND transporter periplasmic adaptor subunit, which yields MRSKWTVLIASATYVVALATNGCGKSAASEKTQTTAATTPQGPRTVKLELESLKRLGVRVEALGANAPSRTLRVPGTLDYNFDHYAEIGVPLEGRVATVNVRAGDAVKKGKVLGTVVIPSIASAQAEFLSAQANATAAAKNRQREAELLQRQLTTARESEVARSEADQAQAHLAAAEARLRALRVGVPQNENVVAGAGTLSLSSPIDGVVVARKVNLGAFIQPADKAFIVADLRELWATLDVHESDVSYLKIGAEVELSIDAHPGQGFKGKITLLDPQVGGVTRSVRARVSVPNADGQLKPGLFLRAQIQIPADEAGRMMIAGGAVQPLGEEDVVFVEREPGTFEIRPVKVGRRTVDLVEILEGVTSGERVAVDGAFLLRGEASKQ from the coding sequence ATGAGATCCAAATGGACCGTACTCATCGCAAGCGCTACGTATGTGGTTGCCCTGGCAACGAACGGCTGCGGCAAATCAGCCGCCAGTGAGAAGACGCAAACCACCGCCGCGACGACGCCGCAGGGACCGCGCACGGTGAAGTTGGAGCTCGAGTCGCTCAAGCGCCTGGGCGTGCGCGTGGAGGCACTCGGAGCGAATGCACCGAGCCGCACACTGCGCGTGCCCGGTACGCTGGATTACAACTTCGATCACTACGCCGAAATCGGCGTGCCGCTCGAAGGCCGCGTGGCCACGGTCAACGTGCGCGCGGGCGATGCCGTGAAGAAGGGCAAAGTGCTCGGCACGGTGGTCATTCCGTCCATCGCCTCGGCGCAGGCCGAGTTCCTCTCGGCGCAAGCCAACGCCACGGCGGCGGCCAAGAACCGACAACGCGAGGCCGAGCTTCTGCAGCGCCAATTGACCACCGCCCGCGAGTCGGAAGTGGCCCGCAGCGAGGCCGATCAGGCGCAGGCCCACCTGGCTGCGGCCGAAGCGCGTCTGCGCGCGCTCCGCGTCGGCGTGCCGCAAAACGAGAACGTGGTGGCCGGCGCCGGAACGCTCTCTTTGAGCTCGCCCATCGATGGCGTGGTGGTGGCCCGAAAGGTCAACCTCGGCGCCTTCATCCAGCCCGCCGACAAGGCCTTCATCGTGGCCGATCTAAGGGAGCTTTGGGCAACGCTCGACGTGCACGAGTCCGACGTGTCGTACTTGAAGATCGGCGCCGAGGTCGAGCTGTCGATCGATGCGCACCCGGGACAGGGCTTCAAAGGCAAGATCACCTTGCTCGATCCGCAGGTCGGCGGTGTCACCCGTTCGGTGCGCGCACGCGTTTCGGTGCCGAATGCCGACGGGCAACTGAAACCAGGCCTCTTCTTGCGCGCACAGATCCAGATCCCGGCCGATGAAGCCGGGCGCATGATGATCGCCGGCGGCGCGGTGCAGCCCCTCGGGGAAGAAGACGTCGTCTTCGTCGAGCGCGAACCGGGCACGTTCGAGATCCGCCCCGTCAAAGTGGGGCGGCGCACGGTCGACTTGGTGGAAATCCTCGAGGGGGTCACTTCGGGAGAACGCGTCGCCGTCGACGGGGCGTTTTTGCTCCGCGGCGAGGCCTCGAAGCAATGA
- a CDS encoding TolC family protein yields the protein MSRSSCAFIRAVAAMLLVPAVSMALVALMEKPANAAWPPLAEVYRRARERALAVTEAQGNVGVAKSSITGARVSSLGNPSLQVILDHGRDVTRDAQVLGQLQLPIEVAGQRGKRIREAETFVDWRTMNREEVRARVAGAAIAAYGDALVARARQVLAERGEREAQAEAQYFAARLAAGDVNLVDRSLADAELARWSQLSAEAGIILLRARQELELLMGMGHLDDPPATAAPEAPELHVNTADVFVGRVLNVSPLLRSLSKESQYWQAQRDRAESEKNPPIAVILSGGRGDTGEVRYGGGLGWTFPITRRNQGEIARAYAEQGRTEGVREATQRALGIEADHAFEAYSKVRSGIEALDKVGIPAAQRVVDATQAAFLAGKVELVRTFIARRDLAAAQGRRLDFLSTAWHTYGDMVALMGDLP from the coding sequence GTGTCTCGTTCTTCGTGTGCCTTCATTCGCGCTGTCGCCGCGATGTTGCTCGTACCTGCGGTGTCCATGGCGCTCGTCGCGTTGATGGAAAAGCCAGCCAATGCCGCTTGGCCCCCTCTTGCCGAAGTGTATCGGCGCGCCCGCGAACGCGCGCTCGCCGTCACGGAAGCGCAAGGAAACGTGGGGGTGGCCAAGTCGAGCATCACAGGCGCCCGCGTGTCGTCGCTGGGCAATCCTTCGCTCCAAGTCATTCTCGATCATGGCCGGGACGTCACTCGTGACGCTCAGGTGCTCGGGCAACTGCAGCTCCCCATCGAGGTCGCAGGCCAGCGTGGAAAGCGTATCCGCGAGGCGGAGACGTTCGTCGACTGGCGCACCATGAACCGCGAGGAGGTGCGCGCGCGGGTTGCCGGTGCGGCCATCGCGGCCTACGGGGATGCGCTGGTGGCGCGCGCGCGGCAAGTGCTCGCCGAACGCGGTGAGCGCGAGGCGCAGGCCGAGGCGCAGTACTTTGCCGCGCGGCTTGCTGCCGGCGACGTCAATTTGGTCGATCGCAGCTTGGCCGACGCCGAGCTCGCACGATGGTCGCAGCTGAGTGCAGAGGCAGGCATCATCCTGCTTCGCGCGCGGCAGGAGCTCGAGCTCCTGATGGGCATGGGGCACCTCGACGATCCGCCGGCCACGGCGGCGCCCGAGGCGCCCGAGCTGCACGTCAACACGGCCGATGTGTTCGTCGGAAGGGTGCTCAACGTATCGCCGCTCCTGCGCAGTCTGAGCAAGGAGTCGCAATACTGGCAGGCGCAACGCGACCGCGCGGAGTCCGAGAAGAATCCCCCCATTGCCGTCATTCTTTCCGGCGGACGGGGTGACACCGGCGAGGTGCGCTACGGAGGAGGTCTCGGGTGGACCTTCCCCATCACGCGGCGCAATCAAGGCGAAATCGCGCGGGCTTACGCGGAGCAGGGACGAACGGAAGGCGTTCGCGAGGCGACGCAACGAGCCCTCGGCATCGAGGCGGACCACGCTTTCGAGGCCTACTCCAAAGTGCGCTCCGGAATCGAAGCGCTCGATAAAGTTGGTATTCCCGCTGCGCAGCGCGTCGTAGACGCCACGCAGGCGGCATTTTTAGCTGGAAAGGTCGAGCTCGTGCGTACCTTCATTGCCCGTCGTGATCTTGCCGCCGCACAGGGGCGTCGGCTTGATTTTCTCTCCACCGCTTGGCACACGTACGGCGACATGGTCGCGCTCATGGGGGATTTGCCATGA
- a CDS encoding TIGR02266 family protein codes for MDDLSTELPFSLEKRTEERSTITLRVDYKRLNTFFADYTKNISKGGTFIRTAKPLDVGTKFVFVLSFPSREGQLRLKGEVMWTVSDDRATDEQPPGMGIRFLFNDDAEREKVAVFVEKLMAEALGEHISSRLLKRPVPVR; via the coding sequence GTGGATGACCTTTCCACCGAGTTGCCCTTCTCCTTGGAGAAGCGCACCGAAGAACGTTCCACGATCACGTTGCGTGTAGACTACAAGCGGCTCAATACGTTCTTTGCCGACTATACGAAGAACATCTCCAAAGGCGGGACGTTCATCCGCACCGCCAAGCCGCTCGACGTGGGGACGAAGTTCGTTTTCGTCCTTTCGTTTCCCTCGCGCGAAGGGCAACTTCGCCTGAAGGGAGAGGTCATGTGGACGGTGAGTGACGACCGTGCAACGGACGAGCAACCCCCCGGCATGGGCATTCGCTTCCTCTTCAACGACGACGCCGAACGGGAAAAAGTGGCGGTGTTCGTGGAGAAGCTCATGGCCGAGGCGTTGGGCGAACATATTTCGTCCCGTTTGCTCAAGCGACCCGTGCCGGTGCGGTAG
- a CDS encoding AMP-binding protein, translating to MPRLPSAAKLTDLKERLVDAPGRVRVMAKVANQTGLMWQLHVPGVRALMDVLTQRSQNPSQMYQVHAANTPDKVALRWRDQALTFGELEMRISRLAAGLSSRGLSRGSSLIVMMKNRPEFVEAQNAATRVGAAAVSVSWRSTAAELGYLATHSGAKFIFFNPELWPVVEEASRALPHLKKSQFVVVGAEPGEVPKGVTAYEELFDETPLENYAPANGAGDQEAAVVIYTSGTTGKPKGAVRKFPKDAFPAALRFIAQTPMRADDVHLVACPLYHSTAFGFLVLSQVLGATAVLMDEFKPEFFLRDVDRWGVTSTAVVPTMMHRVLSLEPEVFGRYRTRSLRTIICGGAPLPGPLGLRVMDHFGDILFNFYGATETGLVTLANPQDLRAAPGTIGRPIPGNDIRLLDDAGIEVARGEVGELYVKNKLLVAGYHKDDEATAASMREGFFSVGDLARKDRDGRYFIEGRKRDMIISGGVNIYPAEVESALEAHPDVAEVAVVGVEDAEWGERVRAFVVARPGSQLDDAYLKTWTRERLAGPKVPRDFVFLDALPRNATGKVIKRDLRVWRA from the coding sequence ATGCCTCGTCTTCCTAGTGCTGCCAAGTTGACGGACTTGAAAGAACGCCTGGTCGACGCGCCCGGGCGCGTGCGGGTCATGGCCAAAGTGGCCAATCAGACGGGCCTGATGTGGCAACTCCACGTGCCGGGCGTGCGGGCGCTGATGGACGTGCTCACGCAGCGGTCGCAAAATCCGTCGCAGATGTACCAAGTGCACGCGGCCAATACGCCGGACAAGGTGGCTTTGCGCTGGCGCGATCAGGCCCTGACCTTCGGGGAGCTGGAAATGCGCATTTCGCGCTTGGCGGCGGGCTTGTCGTCCCGAGGCCTTTCCCGGGGATCCAGCCTCATCGTGATGATGAAAAACCGGCCCGAATTCGTCGAGGCGCAAAATGCGGCCACCCGCGTTGGCGCGGCCGCCGTGAGCGTTTCCTGGCGTTCCACGGCCGCGGAGTTGGGCTACCTGGCCACGCATTCCGGCGCGAAATTCATCTTCTTCAACCCGGAGCTCTGGCCGGTCGTGGAGGAGGCGAGTCGCGCGCTTCCGCACCTGAAAAAGTCGCAGTTCGTGGTCGTAGGCGCCGAGCCGGGCGAGGTGCCCAAGGGCGTCACCGCCTACGAAGAGCTGTTCGATGAAACGCCGCTGGAAAATTATGCTCCTGCCAATGGTGCGGGGGACCAGGAAGCGGCGGTGGTGATCTACACGTCGGGAACGACGGGCAAACCCAAAGGGGCGGTGCGCAAGTTCCCGAAGGATGCCTTCCCGGCGGCCCTTCGCTTCATCGCGCAGACGCCCATGCGCGCCGACGACGTGCACCTCGTGGCCTGCCCGCTCTACCACTCGACGGCGTTTGGCTTTCTCGTCCTGAGCCAGGTCCTCGGCGCCACGGCGGTGCTCATGGACGAGTTCAAGCCCGAGTTTTTCCTGCGCGACGTGGACCGTTGGGGCGTGACCTCCACGGCGGTGGTGCCCACGATGATGCACCGCGTTCTGTCGCTGGAGCCCGAGGTGTTCGGGCGTTACCGCACGCGATCGCTGCGGACGATCATCTGCGGAGGCGCGCCGCTCCCGGGGCCGCTCGGCCTTCGGGTGATGGATCATTTCGGTGACATCCTCTTCAATTTTTACGGAGCCACCGAAACGGGCCTGGTCACCTTGGCGAATCCGCAGGATCTGCGGGCCGCGCCCGGCACCATCGGGCGGCCCATCCCCGGCAACGACATTCGCCTGCTCGACGATGCCGGGATCGAGGTGGCACGTGGGGAAGTGGGGGAGCTTTACGTCAAGAACAAGCTCTTGGTGGCCGGGTACCACAAGGACGACGAGGCGACGGCCGCGAGCATGCGCGAGGGCTTCTTCAGCGTGGGCGATCTGGCGCGAAAAGACCGCGATGGGCGCTATTTCATCGAAGGGCGCAAGCGCGACATGATCATCTCCGGCGGCGTGAACATCTACCCGGCGGAGGTGGAATCCGCGTTGGAGGCACACCCCGATGTCGCCGAAGTGGCGGTCGTCGGGGTCGAAGATGCGGAGTGGGGCGAGAGGGTGCGTGCGTTCGTCGTGGCCAGGCCCGGCAGCCAGCTCGATGACGCATACTTGAAAACGTGGACACGCGAACGCCTCGCCGGGCCGAAAGTCCCGCGCGATTTCGTGTTTCTCGACGCTCTTCCGCGCAACGCGACGGGCAAGGTGATCAAGCGCGACCTCCGCGTTTGGCGCGCCTGA
- a CDS encoding protein kinase, with product MGAVLGDKYQLLAVIGRGGMGEVFHAVHIASGTNVAIKVVSRAMIGDMLMARLEREAAAVARIRSDYIPQLLDVDGTEEGELFLVMELLHGESLSERMKRAGGPLPWDEVHAMGDNVLRALIDAHAAGVVHRDLKPGNIFIEYANDGTQHAKVLDFGVCKLDLQDAEKLTVTGESVGTIAYMAPEQIRGASRVDERADLYSFGMVIFEALSGRIAYDAAGQMAILASKLERPARSLKTVTQVAIPLDLDGLIARCLARKPADRYANAAELLHAWHAMGPPLQPPVSLPSVSVGSTGSLALPTASSIEVHPAPPKGSRSALVIAIGTVLLGTAAVAAVVTRHARANAAAVDGLAVPSAAVVEQAMPEDDIDAAVVEPSVPAEGAETAPVGEPAKARWKAPTGTKRKVTPPPAGSSPTWIERPKY from the coding sequence GTGGGCGCCGTTCTAGGTGACAAGTACCAACTCCTGGCCGTCATCGGCCGTGGGGGTATGGGCGAGGTGTTCCACGCGGTGCACATTGCCTCGGGCACGAACGTCGCCATCAAGGTCGTGAGCCGCGCCATGATCGGCGACATGCTCATGGCCCGCCTCGAACGCGAGGCCGCGGCCGTCGCCCGGATCCGCAGCGACTACATCCCGCAGCTGCTGGACGTGGACGGCACCGAGGAGGGCGAGCTTTTCCTGGTGATGGAGCTGCTCCACGGCGAATCGCTGTCCGAGCGCATGAAGCGGGCGGGCGGGCCGCTTCCCTGGGACGAAGTCCACGCGATGGGCGACAACGTGCTGCGCGCGCTCATCGACGCGCACGCGGCGGGCGTGGTGCATCGCGATTTGAAGCCGGGCAACATTTTCATCGAGTACGCGAACGACGGCACCCAGCATGCCAAGGTGCTCGACTTCGGCGTGTGCAAGCTGGATTTGCAGGACGCAGAAAAGCTGACCGTCACCGGCGAGTCGGTGGGAACCATCGCGTACATGGCCCCGGAGCAGATTCGCGGGGCCTCGCGCGTCGACGAGCGTGCCGACCTGTATTCCTTTGGCATGGTCATTTTCGAGGCGCTCTCGGGCCGCATCGCGTACGACGCAGCGGGCCAAATGGCCATCCTGGCGAGCAAGCTGGAACGGCCCGCCCGCAGCCTGAAGACGGTGACGCAGGTGGCCATCCCGCTGGACCTCGATGGGCTCATCGCGCGGTGCCTCGCACGCAAGCCCGCCGATCGGTATGCCAATGCCGCGGAGCTTTTGCACGCGTGGCATGCCATGGGTCCCCCGTTGCAGCCGCCGGTGTCGCTGCCTTCGGTGTCCGTGGGGTCCACGGGCTCGCTGGCCTTGCCCACGGCCAGCAGCATCGAGGTGCACCCCGCGCCGCCCAAAGGCTCGCGATCGGCGTTGGTCATTGCGATTGGCACCGTGCTCCTGGGAACGGCGGCCGTAGCCGCGGTGGTCACCCGGCATGCGCGCGCCAACGCGGCGGCGGTCGACGGGCTCGCGGTTCCGTCGGCGGCGGTGGTCGAGCAGGCGATGCCCGAGGACGACATCGATGCGGCGGTGGTCGAGCCTTCGGTGCCTGCGGAGGGAGCGGAAACGGCGCCTGTGGGCGAGCCTGCGAAGGCACGCTGGAAAGCTCCGACGGGAACGAAACGCAAAGTGACACCGCCGCCTGCAGGATCTTCCCCAACCTGGATCGAAAGGCCCAAATACTGA
- a CDS encoding PEGA domain-containing protein yields the protein MRVLWPLFLILSSLFVVRVAPAAPPSPRGPETREDQAARERSRAAFRRGVAAAKAGNYAVARDAFEEAYRLFSHPSILLNLGLARAKTGEYVEAEQNLLSFLVDDGGAAPEEQKSARAALAEVRLHLGTLRIQVAPDGARATLDKKPLPLVPGGVSEVRVVAGEHALHAEADGYEPFDETIRVSPGKNTPKNVTLDARVADADGASGPKADVAKVERSKSETPALATTPPADAGTSNVRAMGWGLVAGGVAVAGFGTYAGLRALSLANEYERTGASDAKSSGVTFRTLADVSFLVGFATAGIGVYLLLSAPASKGEGKEGSAAVKSAHLAVSPGHAAIVGSF from the coding sequence ATGCGAGTCCTTTGGCCGCTTTTCTTGATTCTCTCGAGCCTGTTCGTCGTGCGCGTTGCACCCGCGGCCCCGCCTTCGCCGCGGGGACCGGAAACTCGGGAGGACCAGGCGGCGCGGGAGCGCTCGCGCGCGGCATTTCGTCGCGGCGTGGCGGCGGCCAAGGCGGGAAACTACGCGGTTGCGCGCGATGCATTCGAGGAGGCTTACCGCCTCTTTTCGCACCCGAGCATCCTGCTCAACTTGGGCCTCGCGCGGGCCAAAACGGGCGAGTACGTCGAGGCCGAGCAGAATCTGTTGTCGTTCCTGGTCGACGACGGCGGGGCGGCGCCGGAAGAACAGAAGAGCGCGCGCGCGGCCCTCGCGGAGGTGCGGTTGCATCTGGGGACGTTGCGCATCCAGGTGGCACCGGACGGCGCGCGGGCGACGCTCGACAAGAAGCCGTTGCCCCTCGTTCCGGGGGGCGTTTCCGAGGTGCGCGTCGTGGCCGGTGAGCATGCCCTCCATGCGGAGGCCGATGGCTACGAGCCCTTCGACGAGACGATCCGCGTATCGCCCGGGAAGAACACGCCGAAGAACGTGACCCTCGACGCGCGCGTCGCGGACGCCGACGGAGCGAGCGGGCCGAAAGCGGACGTCGCGAAGGTCGAGCGCTCCAAGTCGGAGACCCCGGCGTTGGCGACGACGCCGCCGGCCGACGCGGGAACGTCCAACGTGCGCGCGATGGGTTGGGGGCTCGTGGCCGGGGGCGTGGCCGTCGCGGGCTTTGGCACCTACGCCGGCCTGCGTGCCCTGTCGCTGGCGAACGAATACGAGCGCACGGGGGCGAGCGACGCCAAGTCGAGCGGTGTCACCTTTCGCACCCTGGCGGATGTATCCTTTCTGGTGGGTTTTGCGACCGCGGGCATCGGCGTTTACTTGCTTCTCAGCGCGCCTGCGTCCAAAGGAGAAGGTAAAGAAGGAAGTGCCGCCGTGAAGAGCGCGCACTTGGCCGTCTCGCCGGGCCATGCGGCCATCGTTGGATCCTTTTAG